A single genomic interval of uncultured Desulfobulbus sp. harbors:
- a CDS encoding HPF/RaiA family ribosome-associated protein, protein MQVPLQVTFRNTATSEAVEAEIHKRVEKLNHIHGNIVSCRVVVEAPLANKQKGGLYKIRIDLTCPESKIEINREPDPRNQAHQDVYVALRDAFDAAHRKLEQYTARRKGEVKHHEEPERTP, encoded by the coding sequence ATGCAGGTCCCATTACAGGTAACATTCCGCAATACCGCAACATCGGAGGCCGTAGAGGCTGAAATACACAAACGCGTGGAGAAGCTGAACCACATCCACGGGAACATCGTTAGCTGCAGAGTAGTGGTCGAGGCGCCTTTGGCCAACAAACAAAAGGGCGGGCTTTACAAAATACGTATCGATCTCACCTGCCCGGAGAGCAAGATTGAAATCAACCGCGAACCCGACCCACGCAACCAGGCCCACCAGGATGTATATGTCGCCCTGCGTGACGCCTTTGACGCCGCCCATCGCAAACTGGAACAATACACGGCGCGACGCAAAGGTGAGGTCAAACACCATGAGGAGCCCGAAAGAACTCCATGA
- the cas3 gene encoding CRISPR-associated helicase Cas3': protein MSHHCTLVPIAHSKPPSDNQSLEAHLEKVAGLAEQHAMAFGAASWGRLVGLWHDLGKFSPDFQAYIRQLNEAHLEGKPGKVNHSSAGALLAVERFGKVGRILAYCIMGHHAGLPDWQSETAPRASLAWRLDQKELLSVATSGGIPATITVQTLPTEKAKNGTVFSRSLWLRMLFSSLVDADFLDTEAFMDPEKAHQRSGYPSLAELAPLFDQFIVEKTASAPISKVNSIRTEVLQACLDSAVNPPGLFTLTVPTGGGKTLSSMAFALRHANLQNKRRIIYVIPYTSIIEQTAEQFRAIFGDAVLEHHSNLEVSEASKEDARSRLACENWDAPLIITTTVQFFESLFASRTSRCRKLHNIAQSVVILDEAQLLPADFLKPILEIMRELQDNYGVTFVLSTATQPALGPHQNMDFNFSGLPGLREIIPPSFNLYERLQRTKVENLEGLTTPLSWESLASRLKGHESVLCVVNRRDDARELWEKMPAGTFHLSALMCGAHRSARIAEIKANLKEKKPTRVISTQLVEAGVDFDFPVVYRALAGLDSVAQAAGRCNREGEMKQGMVYIFQPESKIPVGHLRQAAEIGRQILMEQQIDPLAPERFEQFFRMFYWMRGDLLDKENIMELLGNDPELRISFRTAAEKFKLIDEGIYAPVLVLYGEKGCKLIELLQHQGPERWILRQVQRYVVNLPRHVHGHLLADGAIKEIHPGIFVQGHGNLYDNNLGFCADRSLIYAPDELMI, encoded by the coding sequence ATGAGCCATCATTGTACTTTAGTTCCAATCGCACATTCAAAGCCACCTTCGGATAATCAAAGTCTTGAAGCCCATTTGGAGAAGGTTGCCGGATTGGCAGAGCAGCATGCCATGGCGTTTGGGGCCGCTTCCTGGGGGCGGCTTGTCGGCCTTTGGCATGATTTGGGGAAATTTTCACCCGATTTCCAGGCGTACATCCGACAGCTCAATGAGGCCCATTTGGAGGGCAAGCCAGGGAAGGTTAACCACTCCTCAGCTGGGGCGTTACTGGCTGTTGAGCGATTTGGCAAGGTTGGTCGTATTTTGGCCTATTGTATTATGGGCCATCACGCGGGGCTGCCGGATTGGCAAAGCGAAACTGCACCCCGCGCATCTCTTGCATGGCGGCTTGATCAAAAGGAATTGCTTTCAGTTGCAACTTCAGGGGGGATTCCTGCCACAATTACGGTACAAACACTTCCCACGGAAAAAGCGAAAAACGGTACCGTATTTTCACGTTCGCTTTGGCTGCGAATGTTGTTTTCCAGTCTTGTCGATGCTGATTTCCTCGATACCGAGGCTTTCATGGACCCAGAAAAAGCTCACCAACGCAGTGGCTACCCCTCTCTTGCCGAATTGGCCCCGTTATTCGACCAGTTTATAGTAGAAAAAACCGCTAGTGCACCGATTTCTAAGGTCAACAGCATCCGAACAGAAGTATTGCAAGCCTGTTTGGACAGTGCGGTTAACCCCCCTGGTTTGTTCACCCTCACCGTGCCCACAGGCGGTGGTAAAACCCTTTCTTCCATGGCTTTTGCGTTACGGCACGCAAACCTCCAAAACAAACGACGAATCATCTATGTTATCCCGTATACCAGCATAATTGAACAGACGGCGGAACAGTTCCGCGCCATCTTCGGTGATGCAGTTCTGGAACATCATAGCAATCTGGAGGTCTCCGAAGCCTCGAAGGAAGATGCGCGCAGCCGTCTTGCCTGCGAAAATTGGGATGCTCCTCTAATCATTACCACCACGGTGCAGTTCTTCGAGTCGTTATTTGCCAGCCGAACTAGCCGATGTCGTAAACTGCACAATATCGCCCAGAGCGTGGTGATCCTGGACGAAGCACAACTCCTGCCAGCGGACTTTCTTAAACCTATTTTGGAAATCATGCGGGAGTTGCAGGACAATTACGGCGTCACTTTCGTTCTTTCCACGGCAACTCAACCTGCTCTCGGTCCTCACCAAAATATGGATTTCAATTTTTCTGGCCTCCCCGGTCTGCGGGAAATCATTCCTCCTTCATTTAATCTATACGAGCGGTTGCAACGCACCAAGGTCGAAAATTTGGAGGGGCTTACGACTCCCTTATCTTGGGAGAGTCTTGCCTCACGCCTAAAAGGGCATGAATCTGTTCTTTGTGTTGTGAACCGTCGTGACGATGCCCGTGAACTATGGGAAAAAATGCCAGCTGGTACCTTCCATCTTTCTGCTCTAATGTGCGGGGCGCACCGGTCAGCACGTATTGCCGAAATTAAGGCCAATCTGAAGGAGAAAAAGCCAACTAGAGTCATTAGCACTCAACTTGTCGAGGCAGGCGTTGATTTCGATTTCCCTGTGGTTTACCGGGCACTTGCCGGACTCGATTCCGTGGCACAGGCCGCCGGTCGTTGCAACCGTGAAGGAGAGATGAAGCAAGGCATGGTCTATATCTTTCAGCCGGAAAGTAAGATACCGGTTGGTCATCTAAGGCAGGCGGCAGAGATCGGTCGTCAGATTTTGATGGAACAACAGATTGATCCTCTTGCCCCTGAACGGTTTGAGCAGTTTTTCCGGATGTTCTATTGGATGCGTGGAGACTTGCTTGACAAGGAAAATATCATGGAATTACTTGGTAATGACCCAGAGTTGCGGATTAGCTTTCGCACCGCAGCCGAGAAGTTCAAGCTTATCGATGAGGGCATTTATGCGCCGGTTCTTGTCCTGTATGGGGAAAAAGGCTGCAAACTGATCGAATTGTTGCAGCACCAAGGCCCGGAACGCTGGATTCTTCGACAGGTGCAACGCTATGTAGTCAATCTACCACGGCATGTTCATGGGCACTTGTTAGCCGACGGCGCTATCAAGGAAATCCATCCAGGTATCTTTGTGCAGGGGCATGGCAATTTGTACGACAATAATCTCGGCTTTTGCGCTGATCGATCTTTGATCTACGCACCGGATGAACTGATGATCTGA
- the cas5c gene encoding type I-C CRISPR-associated protein Cas5c codes for MNGNGKRSAPFRLKVWGRNACFTRPEMKVERVSYDVMTPSAARGVLEAILWKPAIRWLVERIDVLAPIRWESVRRNEVGSVMSPRSKGLFIEDQRQQRAGLFLREVSYIIHARLEMTTKAGEEDNLTKFQEMFLRRTEKGQCFHRPYLGCREFAADFTLIRQGDRLPEPIAVSRDLGWMLYDIQHDNRADKNHVHSCTESCRPSFFRAELTNGVLLVPSRDDGEVRQ; via the coding sequence ATGAACGGAAACGGAAAGCGAAGCGCCCCTTTCCGCCTCAAAGTCTGGGGGCGAAACGCCTGCTTCACCAGGCCGGAAATGAAAGTGGAACGGGTTTCATACGATGTGATGACACCTTCGGCGGCGCGGGGCGTACTTGAGGCTATCCTGTGGAAACCGGCCATTCGTTGGTTGGTGGAGCGCATTGATGTCCTCGCACCGATCCGTTGGGAATCGGTCCGTAGGAACGAGGTTGGAAGCGTTATGTCGCCACGATCTAAAGGGTTGTTTATTGAAGATCAACGACAACAACGGGCTGGACTATTTTTACGGGAGGTGAGCTATATCATCCACGCCCGCCTTGAAATGACAACCAAGGCTGGAGAGGAAGACAACCTGACCAAATTTCAGGAAATGTTTCTGCGGAGGACAGAGAAGGGGCAGTGTTTTCACCGGCCCTACCTCGGTTGCCGGGAATTTGCCGCCGACTTCACTTTGATCCGCCAGGGGGACCGGTTACCAGAACCGATAGCTGTTTCCCGAGATCTCGGGTGGATGCTATACGACATTCAGCACGACAATCGGGCTGACAAAAACCATGTGCATAGCTGTACCGAATCCTGCCGACCTTCTTTCTTCCGGGCGGAGCTTACAAATGGGGTTTTGCTGGTGCCGTCGCGTGATGACGGGGAGGTGCGGCAATGA
- the cas8c gene encoding type I-C CRISPR-associated protein Cas8c/Csd1: MILQALASYYERLATEGGVAPYGFKRIEIPFFIVLNMQGDFLGLQDTRILSGRKMVAQSYFVPEERGRSGSKSWQTANFLWDHYGYVLGWPKSENEKDKEMSKKQHETFVLETERIAAKCPEDKAVEAVCRFLSAGNFNDVFNHSCWNDCAKLAGCNLTFQIEGQLVCQRDSIKALISKGQIVKDEDEGSDFLPELEGFCLVTGETGPIARLHPRTPIAGAKSGAKIVSFQKNMGFDSYGKLQSYNAPTSKKAAFAYTTALNEMLSKKSRQKLFVGDASTVFWAEKKNDLEDVFADIFGEPAKENPEQANKAIRILYEAPKAGAPPLSEDYTTFYVLGLAPNAARIAVRFWHAGTVAETARHILHHFEDCKMVHGPKQPEYLSLFRLLVSTALQGKSENIPPNLAGDFMKAILAGTPYPQTILSAVIRRCRAEREVTYPRAALLKAVLARAARFYHQSEQEVGMALDAGNSNIGYRLGRLFATLEKIQEEASPGINATIRDRFYGAASGTPVTAFPHLMKLKNHHLAKLDNRGRGVNLEKVIGEIMGGIVDFPTHLSLQDQGRFAVGYYHQRQAFFTKNETN, translated from the coding sequence ATGATTCTCCAGGCTTTGGCATCGTATTATGAACGTCTTGCAACGGAAGGTGGTGTTGCTCCGTATGGTTTTAAACGGATAGAAATACCTTTTTTCATTGTCCTAAACATGCAAGGTGACTTTCTAGGACTCCAAGACACACGCATATTGTCAGGACGAAAAATGGTGGCCCAATCGTATTTTGTTCCCGAAGAGCGAGGACGTTCAGGTTCCAAATCGTGGCAAACCGCAAATTTTCTTTGGGATCATTACGGCTATGTATTGGGATGGCCGAAATCAGAGAACGAAAAAGATAAGGAAATGTCGAAAAAACAACACGAAACATTTGTGTTGGAAACGGAAAGAATTGCTGCCAAGTGCCCTGAAGATAAGGCCGTTGAGGCTGTTTGCCGATTTCTTTCTGCCGGAAATTTTAACGATGTATTCAATCATTCCTGCTGGAATGATTGTGCCAAACTCGCTGGCTGCAATCTAACCTTTCAAATAGAAGGCCAACTTGTTTGTCAGCGCGATAGCATTAAGGCCCTTATTTCCAAGGGACAGATCGTCAAAGATGAGGACGAAGGATCTGATTTTCTCCCAGAATTGGAGGGGTTTTGCCTTGTCACCGGGGAAACAGGCCCAATCGCTCGACTCCATCCTCGTACACCAATTGCTGGAGCTAAAAGCGGTGCCAAGATCGTTTCATTTCAGAAAAATATGGGGTTTGACTCGTATGGCAAGCTGCAAAGCTACAATGCGCCGACCAGCAAAAAAGCAGCTTTTGCGTACACCACAGCGTTAAATGAAATGCTATCCAAAAAATCCCGCCAGAAACTATTTGTCGGCGACGCTTCCACCGTTTTTTGGGCCGAAAAGAAAAACGATTTGGAAGATGTCTTTGCCGACATCTTTGGTGAACCAGCGAAAGAAAATCCTGAGCAAGCCAACAAGGCAATCCGTATTCTTTATGAAGCCCCCAAAGCAGGGGCTCCGCCGCTTTCTGAAGATTACACGACATTCTATGTTTTAGGACTCGCTCCCAATGCCGCCCGCATTGCCGTGCGCTTCTGGCATGCAGGAACGGTAGCGGAGACGGCCCGGCACATTCTGCACCATTTTGAAGATTGCAAAATGGTGCATGGGCCGAAGCAACCCGAGTATCTTTCCCTGTTCCGCCTGCTCGTCTCCACCGCCCTGCAAGGAAAGTCGGAGAATATCCCCCCAAATCTGGCCGGTGACTTCATGAAGGCCATTCTCGCCGGTACCCCTTACCCGCAGACCATTTTGTCGGCGGTTATCCGCCGTTGCCGGGCGGAACGTGAAGTAACCTATCCCCGCGCCGCACTTCTCAAAGCGGTCCTGGCACGGGCAGCACGATTTTATCATCAATCAGAACAGGAGGTAGGCATGGCCTTGGATGCAGGCAACAGCAATATCGGCTACCGGCTTGGGCGGTTATTCGCCACGCTGGAAAAGATTCAAGAAGAGGCAAGTCCCGGTATTAACGCCACCATCCGTGACCGTTTTTACGGCGCGGCTTCTGGTACCCCGGTTACAGCTTTTCCGCATTTGATGAAATTGAAAAACCATCATCTTGCCAAGCTGGACAACCGTGGTCGAGGCGTGAACCTGGAAAAGGTGATTGGCGAAATTATGGGCGGCATTGTCGATTTTCCAACCCATCTCTCGCTTCAGGATCAGGGCCGATTTGCGGTGGGATACTACCACCAGCGTCAGGCCTTTTTCACTAAAAACGAAACTAATTGA
- the cas2 gene encoding CRISPR-associated endonuclease Cas2, whose amino-acid sequence MMVLVSYDVRTSEPGGAKRLRRVAKVCRNHGQRVQFSVFECMVDPAQWARLRQALLNEIDLDADSLRFYFLGANWKNRVEHVGAKKSLDQEGPLIV is encoded by the coding sequence ATGATGGTGCTGGTGAGTTACGATGTGCGGACCAGTGAGCCGGGTGGGGCAAAACGGTTACGTCGGGTGGCTAAGGTATGCCGCAACCATGGTCAGCGCGTACAGTTTTCCGTGTTCGAGTGCATGGTTGATCCTGCACAATGGGCACGGTTGCGGCAGGCGTTGCTCAACGAGATTGATCTCGATGCAGATAGTCTGCGTTTTTACTTTCTTGGCGCCAACTGGAAAAATCGGGTGGAGCATGTCGGCGCCAAGAAAAGTTTGGATCAGGAAGGACCGTTGATTGTCTGA
- the cas7c gene encoding type I-C CRISPR-associated protein Cas7/Csd2 yields the protein MSSSVQNRYDFVLLFDVQDGNPNGDPDAGNLPRIDPETGHGLVTDVCIKRKVRNYVQLEKGGVAPYDIFIKEKAILNTLIDEAHEQGEVKSKEKGDKTEAARSFMCSKYFDVRTFGAVMSTGKNAGQVRGPVQLTFARSVEQIVPLEHSITRMAVATEAEAEKQQGDNRTMGRKFTIPYALYCCHGFISAPLAAQTGFSESDLELFWQAVINMFEHDRSAARGLMSSRKLFVFKHDSRMGNAPAHKLFDLIDIQRAEGSTGPARSFNDYVVNIDATPDGVILQEKL from the coding sequence ATGAGCAGTTCTGTCCAGAATCGTTATGACTTTGTGCTTTTGTTCGACGTACAAGATGGCAACCCCAATGGCGATCCGGATGCCGGCAACCTGCCCCGGATCGATCCGGAGACCGGACATGGTCTTGTCACCGATGTCTGTATCAAGCGGAAGGTACGTAACTATGTGCAGTTGGAAAAGGGGGGAGTGGCACCTTATGATATTTTTATTAAAGAAAAAGCCATTCTCAATACTCTTATTGATGAGGCCCATGAACAAGGGGAGGTGAAAAGTAAGGAAAAGGGAGACAAAACCGAGGCTGCTCGATCCTTTATGTGTAGTAAATATTTTGATGTTCGAACTTTTGGGGCCGTCATGTCCACCGGTAAGAACGCTGGTCAAGTCCGTGGGCCGGTTCAATTAACGTTTGCCCGAAGTGTCGAGCAGATTGTGCCACTAGAGCACAGTATCACCCGTATGGCCGTGGCCACCGAAGCCGAAGCTGAGAAGCAGCAAGGCGATAACCGCACCATGGGGCGGAAATTTACCATCCCATACGCCCTTTACTGCTGTCATGGTTTTATTTCAGCCCCACTGGCTGCTCAGACCGGTTTCAGCGAATCCGATCTCGAATTGTTTTGGCAGGCTGTCATAAACATGTTCGAACATGATCGGTCCGCTGCCCGTGGATTGATGAGCAGTCGCAAGCTTTTTGTCTTCAAGCATGACAGTCGGATGGGGAATGCCCCGGCGCACAAACTGTTCGACTTGATTGACATTCAGCGTGCGGAGGGCTCGACCGGCCCGGCCCGTTCGTTCAATGATTATGTGGTGAATATTGACGCAACGCCCGATGGAGTGATTTTGCAGGAAAAGTTGTAA
- the cas4 gene encoding CRISPR-associated protein Cas4 yields MVEPLPIHDVSKALPPMLFEEDELVMISALQHYLFCPRQCALIHIEQQWLENRLTAEGRILHERVHGGGRESRRTLRVEFDVPIRSLRLGLIGRADIVEFHREQGDVWRPTPVEYKRGRPKKDDTDRVQLCAQAICLEEMLDCVVPAGALYYGQKKRRMAVAFDVELRNKTAQTATHLHNLLAAGTTPAPHYQKSCESCSFLPLCLPKVVTHKKVGTYMRKMVTP; encoded by the coding sequence ATGGTTGAACCTCTCCCTATACATGACGTCAGTAAGGCGTTGCCACCGATGCTGTTCGAAGAAGACGAACTGGTGATGATTTCCGCCCTGCAGCATTACCTTTTTTGTCCACGCCAGTGTGCCCTGATCCATATCGAACAGCAGTGGCTGGAAAATCGTCTGACCGCTGAAGGTCGTATTCTTCATGAACGGGTGCATGGTGGTGGCAGGGAATCGCGTCGGACTCTTCGGGTAGAATTCGATGTGCCCATTCGTTCGCTACGGCTTGGTTTAATCGGTCGGGCCGACATTGTTGAGTTTCATCGAGAACAAGGAGATGTGTGGCGTCCAACTCCGGTGGAGTATAAGCGCGGGCGGCCTAAAAAGGACGATACCGACCGAGTGCAACTCTGCGCCCAGGCCATTTGTTTGGAAGAGATGTTGGACTGCGTGGTTCCTGCAGGGGCGCTGTATTACGGCCAAAAAAAGCGGCGCATGGCCGTTGCCTTTGACGTTGAACTGCGGAATAAAACGGCACAAACCGCCACACATCTCCACAACCTGCTGGCAGCGGGAACGACACCCGCGCCCCATTATCAAAAGAGTTGTGAGAGCTGTTCCTTCCTCCCGTTGTGTTTGCCCAAAGTGGTGACACACAAAAAAGTCGGCACATATATGCGTAAAATGGTGACGCCATGA
- the cas1c gene encoding type I-C CRISPR-associated endonuclease Cas1c gives MKKHLNTLFVTTQGAYLAKDGETVAVRIEGETVLRVPVHTLESVVCFGNVGCSPFLMGFCGERKVGLSFLSENGRFLARVQGPTSGNVLLRREQYRRADDAEFSAAVATACVLGKIANSRTVLLRALRDHSEKIDQSPMQEAVDRLGAAINRLQGNLDLDSVRGVEGDAARVYFGVIDHLIVRNKEHFYMRQRSRRPPLDRMNCLLSFLYTLVLNDIRSAVEAVGLDPAVGYLHRDRPGRAGLALDLMEEFRPLADRLAVSLVNLGQMRRDDFVVSDGGAVRMSDEARKTLLVAYQKRKQEEMVHPFLEEKMSLGLFFHIQALLFARYLRGELDGYPPVIWK, from the coding sequence ATGAAAAAACATCTCAACACCCTGTTTGTCACCACCCAAGGGGCCTATCTGGCCAAGGATGGGGAGACGGTTGCCGTACGCATTGAAGGGGAAACGGTGTTACGGGTGCCGGTACATACCCTGGAGTCGGTTGTTTGCTTTGGCAATGTCGGTTGCAGCCCCTTTTTAATGGGGTTTTGTGGCGAGCGTAAGGTGGGGCTGAGTTTTCTCAGTGAAAATGGCCGGTTTCTTGCGCGGGTGCAGGGTCCGACCTCTGGGAATGTGTTGTTGCGGCGTGAACAGTACCGGCGGGCTGATGATGCGGAATTTTCCGCTGCCGTGGCAACGGCCTGTGTGCTCGGGAAAATCGCCAACAGCAGGACGGTGTTGTTACGTGCCTTGCGTGATCATAGCGAAAAGATAGATCAAAGCCCTATGCAAGAAGCTGTCGACAGGCTCGGTGCAGCAATCAACAGGCTGCAGGGTAACTTGGACCTCGACTCTGTGCGCGGGGTGGAAGGTGATGCAGCCCGGGTCTATTTCGGCGTTATTGACCATCTCATAGTGCGGAATAAGGAACATTTCTATATGCGCCAGCGGAGCCGCAGGCCGCCGCTGGATCGGATGAACTGTCTGCTGTCCTTCCTCTATACCCTGGTGCTCAATGATATTCGCTCGGCTGTGGAAGCCGTTGGACTTGACCCGGCTGTGGGGTATCTGCATCGTGATCGTCCCGGAAGGGCGGGGTTGGCGTTGGACCTAATGGAGGAGTTTCGCCCCTTGGCGGACCGGTTGGCAGTTTCCCTGGTCAATTTAGGCCAGATGCGCAGGGATGATTTTGTAGTGAGCGACGGCGGTGCTGTTCGCATGAGCGATGAAGCACGTAAAACCCTCTTGGTCGCCTATCAAAAGCGCAAACAGGAGGAGATGGTGCACCCTTTTCTTGAGGAGAAGATGAGCTTGGGCTTGTTTTTTCATATTCAAGCCTTGCTCTTTGCCCGGTACCTGCGTGGCGAACTGGATGGCTATCCGCCGGTTATCTGGAAATAG
- a CDS encoding WYL domain-containing protein, translated as MSERLKFERFIWFHSQVKRSLHPNAISLVEEFEVSERTAQRDIEFMRDRLQAPLVFDRSRNGYRYTDDTFEIPIHWLDEDNLLALALAARLASTIPDTAVKEDLCQLVGRMLRLSHNDGYSCLDRIGEKISVKNIEYALVDEQFFRLVIRALFDERALQITYRSPYSGTNTERSIQPLHLIHYMGSWHLLAWCSARKALRDFALARLQTVELAEASIQVPTDLPPIKELTRRHFGIMQGEAATAVTLHFSSQVAPRILEQIWHPGQQTSLEPDGSLLLRFPTADFRELIRNILSYGAEVRVVEPPELQRLVREEIEKMYRHSTRPDIG; from the coding sequence ATGTCCGAGCGGTTGAAGTTCGAGCGGTTTATCTGGTTTCACTCCCAAGTCAAACGGTCGCTACACCCCAACGCAATAAGTTTGGTTGAGGAGTTTGAGGTATCCGAACGAACCGCCCAACGTGATATCGAATTCATGCGTGACCGTCTACAGGCTCCGCTTGTGTTTGACCGTAGCCGCAACGGCTATCGTTATACTGACGATACCTTTGAGATTCCAATTCATTGGCTGGATGAGGACAACCTCCTTGCCCTTGCCCTGGCGGCACGCCTGGCATCAACCATCCCGGATACGGCCGTGAAGGAGGATCTGTGTCAGCTGGTAGGGCGAATGCTTCGACTTTCCCACAATGATGGGTATTCCTGCCTGGACCGTATAGGCGAGAAAATCTCGGTCAAGAACATCGAGTACGCCCTAGTGGATGAACAGTTTTTTCGCCTGGTGATTCGTGCCTTGTTTGACGAGCGCGCCCTCCAAATCACCTACCGTTCTCCATACAGCGGTACCAACACCGAGCGATCAATTCAGCCGCTCCATCTGATACATTACATGGGAAGTTGGCACCTGCTCGCCTGGTGCTCGGCCAGAAAGGCCCTCCGCGATTTTGCCCTGGCGCGATTGCAAACGGTGGAACTGGCAGAAGCGTCGATTCAGGTCCCCACCGACTTACCACCGATCAAAGAGTTAACCCGCCGCCACTTCGGCATCATGCAAGGCGAGGCCGCCACCGCCGTCACCCTTCACTTTTCTTCCCAGGTCGCACCCCGCATTCTCGAGCAGATCTGGCATCCCGGCCAGCAGACCAGCCTGGAGCCCGACGGCAGCCTCCTGCTGCGTTTTCCCACCGCCGATTTCCGCGAACTGATTCGAAATATTCTCAGCTATGGCGCCGAGGTGCGGGTGGTGGAACCGCCGGAACTGCAAAGGCTGGTTAGAGAGGAAATTGAAAAAATGTACAGGCATTCTACCAGACCTGACATCGGTTGA
- the rhuM gene encoding RhuM family protein, which yields MDTRFQQQKHTDIDSGAVVIYQTEDGRTTLDVRFQDETVWLTQAQMVTLFQRDKRTISEHVRNIFKEGELIEEAVVRKSRITAADGKSYLTAAYNLDVVISVGYRVKSKRGTQFRIWASSVLKDYLIKGYALNQRRLAEQGVAELREVLNLLAATLEQNRLTDETGLAIVELVRRYGLSWHLLLQYDENRLGLPAGLTRRESVGFDLPAVRRGISCLRDELFTKGEATDLFGRERGESLAGIVGAIHQTFGGQDLYPSIEEKAAHLLYFVIKDHPFSDGNKRIGSFLFLLYLQESGFLATSRFDNKSLVALALLVAASDPAQKDVLVHLIVNLLGECSANNGGGIYG from the coding sequence ATGGATACCAGGTTTCAGCAGCAGAAACATACTGATATTGATTCCGGTGCTGTAGTCATCTACCAAACCGAAGACGGCCGCACCACCTTGGATGTCCGGTTTCAAGACGAAACCGTCTGGCTGACCCAGGCGCAGATGGTGACGTTGTTTCAGCGGGATAAACGGACCATCTCCGAGCATGTCCGTAACATCTTCAAGGAAGGTGAACTTATTGAGGAGGCAGTTGTCCGGAAATCCCGGATAACTGCCGCAGATGGGAAAAGTTACCTGACAGCGGCCTACAACCTCGACGTCGTTATCTCGGTGGGTTATCGGGTTAAATCGAAACGCGGCACCCAGTTCCGTATCTGGGCATCGTCGGTACTCAAGGACTATTTGATCAAAGGCTATGCTCTCAATCAGCGACGGTTGGCAGAGCAGGGCGTGGCCGAACTGCGCGAGGTGTTGAATCTTCTTGCTGCCACTCTGGAGCAAAATCGATTAACCGATGAAACAGGATTGGCAATCGTGGAATTGGTTCGGCGCTATGGGCTGAGCTGGCATTTACTCTTGCAGTACGATGAAAACCGGTTGGGCCTACCCGCAGGGCTCACCCGGCGGGAGTCGGTGGGCTTTGACCTACCTGCAGTACGTCGAGGTATTTCCTGCCTGCGTGACGAATTGTTTACCAAAGGCGAGGCCACGGATCTTTTTGGCCGCGAGCGTGGTGAAAGCTTGGCCGGTATTGTTGGGGCTATTCACCAGACCTTTGGCGGCCAGGATCTTTATCCAAGTATCGAGGAAAAGGCCGCTCATCTTCTCTATTTTGTGATCAAGGATCACCCGTTCAGTGACGGGAACAAACGCATCGGTTCCTTTCTCTTTCTCTTGTACCTCCAGGAAAGCGGATTTTTGGCTACAAGCCGCTTCGACAACAAGTCCCTGGTGGCCTTGGCCCTCCTGGTTGCCGCTTCCGATCCAGCTCAGAAAGATGTTCTTGTCCACTTGATTGTGAATCTGCTCGGTGAATGCTCCGCAAATAATGGAGGGGGCATATATGGTTGA